The Comamonas sp. GB3 AK4-5 genome includes a region encoding these proteins:
- a CDS encoding TRAP transporter substrate-binding protein — translation MQLSKITWCVCLSLGFGLGLMATSGAQAQTTMRISISVAQNSHQGVAIDTFAKEVEQRTGGRYKVQTFYNGSLGGERESIEAVQLGTQELAFSSSGPVPNFVPETKILDVPFLFRDKTHARAVLDGPIGQELLAKFDSKGFKALAWAENGFRHVTNSKRAVNTPEDLKGLKLRTMENPVHIQAYKALGIITTPMAFPEVFTALQQGTVDGQENPLPVITSAKFDQVQKYLSLTGHVYSPCILVMNKASFDKLSAADKQAFAEAAKVATKANRARVDEDDAKGVAELRAKGMQVVENVDKAKFVAVLAKTNAEFEKQFGKANMDRIRDYK, via the coding sequence ATGCAGCTTTCGAAGATCACCTGGTGCGTTTGTTTGAGCCTGGGCTTTGGCCTCGGCCTGATGGCCACCAGCGGCGCACAGGCGCAGACCACGATGCGCATCAGCATCTCGGTGGCGCAGAACTCCCACCAGGGTGTGGCCATAGACACTTTTGCCAAGGAGGTGGAGCAGCGCACGGGTGGACGCTACAAGGTGCAGACCTTCTACAACGGCTCTCTGGGCGGCGAGCGTGAATCCATAGAGGCGGTGCAGCTGGGCACCCAGGAGCTGGCCTTCAGCTCCAGCGGCCCGGTGCCCAATTTCGTGCCCGAAACCAAGATCCTGGACGTGCCCTTTCTGTTCCGCGACAAGACCCATGCCCGCGCCGTGCTCGACGGCCCCATAGGCCAGGAGTTGCTGGCCAAGTTCGACAGCAAGGGCTTCAAGGCCCTGGCCTGGGCCGAGAACGGCTTCCGCCATGTCACCAACAGCAAGCGGGCGGTGAACACGCCCGAAGACCTCAAGGGCCTGAAGCTGCGCACCATGGAGAACCCGGTGCACATCCAGGCCTACAAGGCCCTGGGCATCATCACCACGCCCATGGCCTTTCCCGAGGTGTTCACCGCCCTGCAGCAGGGCACGGTGGATGGCCAGGAAAACCCCCTGCCCGTCATCACCTCGGCCAAGTTCGACCAAGTGCAAAAATACCTGTCGCTGACCGGCCATGTCTACTCGCCCTGCATTCTGGTGATGAACAAGGCCAGCTTCGACAAGCTCAGCGCGGCCGACAAGCAGGCTTTTGCCGAAGCCGCCAAAGTGGCCACCAAGGCCAACCGCGCCCGCGTGGACGAGGATGACGCCAAGGGCGTGGCCGAGTTGCGCGCCAAGGGTATGCAAGTGGTGGAGAACGTGGACAAGGCCAAGTTTGTGGCCGTGCTGGCCAAGACCAATGCCGAGTTTGAAAAGCAGTTCGGCAAGGCCAATATGGACCGCATCCGCGACTACAAGTGA
- a CDS encoding TRAP transporter small permease, producing the protein MKNALLSLERWTTACAMAGACAMLALAALLGMFQILMRFVLEQPAEWTEVLIRFSLIWMVFLAIPMAFRQGAMVSVDVLHRWSPPRIRRLLEYLVCTASLLLMAVLMYWGWDYAQRGSVQTMAGLESVSMFWAYVAVPVGALFSVPGILGNLLDPQRNELETAQ; encoded by the coding sequence ATGAAAAACGCCCTGCTTTCCCTGGAGCGCTGGACCACGGCCTGCGCCATGGCCGGCGCCTGCGCCATGCTGGCCCTGGCCGCGCTGCTGGGCATGTTCCAGATCCTGATGCGCTTTGTACTGGAGCAGCCCGCAGAGTGGACCGAGGTGCTGATCCGCTTCAGCCTGATCTGGATGGTGTTTCTGGCCATTCCCATGGCCTTTCGCCAAGGTGCCATGGTCAGCGTGGATGTGCTGCACCGCTGGAGCCCGCCCCGTATACGCCGCCTGCTGGAATACCTGGTGTGCACGGCCTCGCTGCTGTTGATGGCGGTGCTGATGTACTGGGGCTGGGACTATGCCCAGCGCGGCAGCGTGCAAACCATGGCGGGGCTGGAATCGGTCTCCATGTTCTGGGCCTATGTGGCCGTGCCCGTGGGCGCCCTGTTCAGCGTGCCTGGGATTCTGGGCAATCTGCTCGATCCCCAACGCAACGAGCTGGAGACCGCGCAATGA